DNA from Endomicrobiales bacterium:
ATGTGGAGCTGTTTGGCAGTGTAACCCAGTTTAACCCAAATCGCAAATATTTAATGCAGGCATCAAACACAACAAATACGACAGGGCAAAATATAGTAATTAACAATACCCAGCCTATGGAAATAAATGGCTCTCAGGTTTATACATTGGGCACCTCTCTTGGGCCCGATGCAAATTTAAGCATTATTGCAACAAATGCTAACTGCGGCATAGCCGCATATTTGAAAGATTTGAGCACAGGGGATGTTGTTTGGTCAACAACCTATTCGTATGAATCGTTAGACCTTGCTGCTGCGGCAGAAAATACTGTGCGTTACATACTTTCAGATCTTCCGCCAGAAAAGAATAAGTGAACAAAGAAAATTTAACTTTTAAAGTTGCGTCAAGTTTGGACTCAACACTTTTGCGTGCAACCGCCACAAAGCAAGAGTTAACACAGTTATGCAGCGATGCGCAAAAGTATGGTTTTGCATCAGTTTGTGTTAATCCGTGCAATGTTTTGTTTTGTAAAAAATTATTAAGTACCGTTAAAGTTTGCACCGTAATTGGATTTCCTTTAGGGGCAAACACAACAAAAATAAAAACAGCCGAAGCAAAAGATGCTCTAAAAAATGGTGCTTGCGAATTTGATGTAGTAATAAATATTGGTACGGCAATTGATGGTGATTTTGATTTCGTTCGCGAAGAATTAAACCAGATAGCGAGTGTTCTTGATGGCGCAATGTTTAAAGTTATTCTTGAAACCTGCTATTTTA
Protein-coding regions in this window:
- the deoC gene encoding deoxyribose-phosphate aldolase; amino-acid sequence: MNKENLTFKVASSLDSTLLRATATKQELTQLCSDAQKYGFASVCVNPCNVLFCKKLLSTVKVCTVIGFPLGANTTKIKTAEAKDALKNGACEFDVVINIGTAIDGDFDFVREELNQIASVLDGAMFKVILETCYFNKEQLIILGKIALECGANFLKTSTGFGPCGATVEVVKLLSQICDGKAGVKASGGIKTLKDVLEFLDAGATRIGTSNAIKIINEIEDSNGV